In the genome of Diabrotica undecimpunctata isolate CICGRU chromosome 2, icDiaUnde3, whole genome shotgun sequence, the window ATTCTTTTATAGAAAagttagaaacacaaaaatataatttaaaagataatgattTCACATATTTAACCAAATATTGTAAAAATGTGTGTCAAAGAAGACAATAAAGAACAAAAGGAGAAACCCAAGGATTTATTGTGTAAAGAAGCACACCCCAAGGATACACTTCTTTCTAGGCGACAATGAGGTATGTCCCTGGATTATCCATTTTGCAAGAAcatatatgtgtttaattattttCAGGGCTTTTAGGTTTGTAGGTGTTAGCATACTTAGAAATTGTatgttttcaataaataaattttgttactgAATTCATTTTTTATGTTGCATCTATTGTTACTATCTTTTAGAGAAGTTTATCTTGCTGCATTTTTCATATGGTAGTGTGAAGTGTGTATTTGCACATTTTATGCAGTCAGGAGTTTACACTGTAGTTTCTGAAACAGATCCTCAGAGAAAAATTACCTATTAGGATGACAGTTTTACAATATCCTTGTTAAGGGGTGTATTATTCCAGTTTCCAAAAAACTTTTTGGGTTGAAAATTTTGTTCACTGGAATATTTCATTTAtgtgtttaataaaataattaataaaaacagataaatatatttgattttaaaacttacaaaatacaaaaagaataattacAATAAACATATATGAAAAGTTATGGAATACGCACATATATATTTGGGGTATCTAAATTATCTATCCAATAAATATTAGCATTGCATTCATTATCCCCTTTCACAAATTATATCAACAACACTTGGTTCCATTAAAACTGGCTCTAGACATCTATGGGCAGCTGACCCTAATATTTCATCCAGTAAAAAATGTACCAAATTTTCATCAGCAATAAACCTCCAAAGATATAATTGTAAATAATGTGTGTCCACTTGGATTTGTTGCAATCCATATTTGCTAAATGTTTTAAGCCTTACACATTCCATAAACGTCTTTAAGCTTATTTTAATAATTCCTGTTAATATAGACACTTTATTAAATTGTACTGATGAGAAAATATCTATTCTTTCACTAAATAATCTGTGCATATTAGAAACTAGGGCAGAATCCAAAGGATTAGATGTATAATTAGACCAATTAGATCTATACTGGTGTCTTGGCAGGGAAATACTATGTGCTTTACGACTAGAATCACTACTATGTTCAGTACCATTGTTTCCATGATCTTCATATAACTGTGTTACAGTTGAGTCTATGGCTGAAATATCTTCTACTACTCGCTTCATAACAGCTCTAACAGTTCTTGGCTCTATAGTGTTAAGCCAATCTCTCGTTTCTACACTCTTTCTTAACATTTGTGAGCAGTTAAGACCTTGAATTCTAACAAAAAAATTTAGCAATTCTTGTGCAGACTCTTGCATTGAATTTGTAATTTCTATTTCATTGGAGACAGCAAGATTTTCTTGAGCATTTATATTGAATAATTCATCTGTCTGAGATAATATAAAATGGACATGGCCATTTTGAAAATCTACACAGAATTTAGATAACAAAAGTAAGAGAGTTGGTGGAATTTTTGGGTCAGATGCACCTTTAGTGCAAAAACTTCTTGCTGTAGCAGTTAAATGGTGAAGGAAACAAACTATTAAACCTTCCCTAACATTATCTATGCAAAAACTATCTTTGAATTGTGGTTTATAAGCAAAATTAATATTAGGTTGTAGGAAAATTACTAAATCTTGTAACACTCCTTTTACTTTTTCCACAATAGTAATGaccaatgaatttaataattcatttaaattttttgaggATTCTTCCTGTGTAATTAGTTTTGGAGTAGTTAGTGCTTGCCTAATTTTGGTTAATGTGTCAGCAAAATGCATCTTTAGAATCTGTAAGTGGGATTTGCATTGTTTTCTGGCTGCATTTATAACAATTTCAGCTGCAACATTGGCAAAGTCAATATCTTTACAGAGAGT includes:
- the Vps51 gene encoding vacuolar protein sorting-associated protein 51 homolog, with the translated sequence MSEKKPNPLDINGSNFNPNMYLEKVFKEYSLKQILDHEVEVVKDTQTLHSDMQTLVYENYNKFISATDTIKKMKNDFKKMETQMDLLASNMATITSFSDKINDTLQDTRQTISKLSGIHALLQKLQFLFKLPTTLKARMEEKNYVQATQDYLHAQRVLQQYGDMPSFQGIKGDCELILIELKRELRKQFGNSDASAKELAEAVDLLLKLDEPAKELCMEFLSCAEKRLAEQLVMLKDQSEQRDIIEFVDLGCSGFLSDLCLIVASFHDMFINRLHMENIENSDIFENFAAVELDSFVQDNMKKYFELVQNKVDSEQDVGDTSILVQALDRFYKRIESNTLCKDIDFANVAAEIVINAARKQCKSHLQILKMHFADTLTKIRQALTTPKLITQEESSKNLNELLNSLVITIVEKVKGVLQDLVIFLQPNINFAYKPQFKDSFCIDNVREGLIVCFLHHLTATARSFCTKGASDPKIPPTLLLLLSKFCVDFQNGHVHFILSQTDELFNINAQENLAVSNEIEITNSMQESAQELLNFFVRIQGLNCSQMLRKSVETRDWLNTIEPRTVRAVMKRVVEDISAIDSTVTQLYEDHGNNGTEHSSDSSRKAHSISLPRHQYRSNWSNYTSNPLDSALVSNMHRLFSERIDIFSSVQFNKVSILTGIIKISLKTFMECVRLKTFSKYGLQQIQVDTHYLQLYLWRFIADENLVHFLLDEILGSAAHRCLEPVLMEPSVVDIICERG